Proteins encoded by one window of Branchiostoma floridae strain S238N-H82 chromosome 6, Bfl_VNyyK, whole genome shotgun sequence:
- the LOC118418277 gene encoding oocyte zinc finger protein XlCOF26-like — MYDTTESLACVSVQQKVVLVIPPQPEQRIINFLVGWFGHESFNKLSGQVLQLVQAVYMKPTACKKMPWSLTARTGLCPYKLKMESSSLFQPSTQVPKMSSAVEQEGADVTTQKQLLCNLCSTGKNYSTVSSLAEHKRRIHGLGKAPAFHCTICDKNFVYGRDFHDHLASHNKEKKHVCTVCGNRYTRRSSLLQHRRLHDPDGHKCHTCENFFPTDARLKEHQVVHTGETQHVCDVCQKKFKYKRGLITHMRHLHPQGDETPAKCTVCSKEFKCEQYLKRHMLAHSEVRPFLCDTCGKAFKSKDVLKKHTKTHTQPQPAKYVCEKCGHRFDQEDELKAHTPIHT, encoded by the exons ATGTACGACACAACGGAGTCTTTAGCTTGT GTCTCTGTACAACAGAAGGTGGTACTGGTGATTCCGCCCCAACCGGAACAGCGCATCATCAACTTCTTGGTTGGATGGTTTGGGCATGAGAGTTTCAACAAACTCAGTGGCCAGGTCCTACAGCTGGTCCAGGCTGTCTACATGAAACCCACTGCCTGTAAAAAAATG CCATGGAGTTTGACGGCTAGAACAGGCTTGTGCCCGTACAAGCTGAAGATGGAGAGCAGCAGCCTGTTCCAGCCGTCAACTCAAGTACCAAAGATG TCCTCTGCTGTTGAGCAAGAAGGAGCTGACGTTACCACGCAAAAACAGTTACTATGCAACCTCTGCAGCACTGGAAAGAACTATTCAACTGTCAGTTCCCTGGCAGAGCACAAGCGAAGAATCCACGGTTTAGGGAAGGCTCCAGCTTTCCATTGCACCATCTGTGACAAGAACTTTGTGTATGGCAGAGACTTTCATGACCATCTGGCCAGTCACAACAAGGAGAAGAAGCATGTGTGCACTGTCTGTGGCAACAGGTACACAAGAAGGTCCAGTCTCCTACAGCACAGGAGACTGCATGACCCAGATGGACACAAATGCCACACATGTGAGAACTTCTTCCCAACAGACGCCAGACTGAAAGAACACCAGGTTGTCCACACTGGAGAAACTCAGCATGTGTGTGATGTATGCCAGAAGAAGTTTAAGTATAAAAGGGGCTTGATCACTCACATGAGACACTTGCATCCACAAGGGGATGAAACACCAGCAAAGTGCACAGTTTGTTCGAAAGAGTTTAAGTGTGAACAGTACCTGAAGAGACACATGTTGGCACATTCCGAAGTAAGGCCGTTCTTGTGCGACACCTGTGGGAAGGCATTCAAGTCTAAAGATGTCTTAAAGAAACATACTAAGACCCATACCCAACCCCAACCGGCAAAGTATGTGTGTGAGAAATGTGGCCATAGGTTTGATCAGGAGGATGAGCTAAAAGCTCATACACCTATCCACACTTAG
- the LOC118417287 gene encoding uncharacterized protein LOC118417287, whose product MLDAQSVPIACIFFSSEVQDKMVQLGFSTEALFVRHIREGLIVAHDQPGISAAERANMRFRLRSFLMHGVSFHTFPPPGRYIYSAAIGYPWQIWEDTVASIEAHMILYPLVKQGSYNQRAFSSSLCEQFFSEMTGDDKTGHCGTLTAVELTRHFGTVCEILATRLDPHRKWDMRTKKSSVYPVVTADPEHGSPTMEMEPCLSQDKKHIREIKPRNHMFDTPRTRKSHRRHGQISGPNEPSRGTRGVRQHHRIDESKMLPSTRAGIEI is encoded by the exons ATGCTAGATGCTCAAAGTGTTCCCATCGCATGCATATTCTTTAGTAGTGAGGTTCAAGACAAGATGGTGCAGCTGGGTTTTTCTACGGAAGCCCTCTTTGTCAGACATATCAGAGAAGGCCTGATCGTGGCGCATGATCAGCCCGGCATCTCTGCCGCAGAAAGAGCAAACATGCGATTCAGACTAAGATCGTTCCTGATGCATGGAGTAAGCTTCCACACCTTTCCACCGCCAGGAAGGTACATATACAGTGCTGCGATAGGATATCCTTGGCAAATCTGGGAGGACACAGTTGCATCAATAGAAGCTCACATGATTCTCTACCCGCTCGTAAAACAAGGCAGCTACAACCAGAGGGCATTCTCCAGTTCCCTTTGCGAGCAGTTCTTCAGCGAGATGACAGGGGACGACAAGACAGGGCACTGTGGCACACTGACAGCTGTAGAGCTCACTCGACACTTCGGCACTGTCTGTGAGATACTTGCAACAAGGCTGGATCCACATCG CAAGTGGGACATGAGAACCAAAAAATCATCAGTGTACCCAGTCGTGACTGCTGATCCTGAACATGGCAGCCCCACCATGGAGATGGAGCCATGCCTTTCTCAAGACAAGAAACACATACGTGAAATCAAACCAAG GAATCACATGTTTGACACTCCACGAACAAGGAAAAGCCATCGAAGGCATGGGCAGATTTCAGGACCGAATGAGCCATCCCGAGGAACACGTGGAGTTCGACAGCATCATCGTATTGATGAAAGCAAGATGCTACCATCAACAAGAGCTGGAATCGAAATTTAG